The proteins below come from a single Cylindrospermopsis raciborskii Cr2010 genomic window:
- a CDS encoding bifunctional metallophosphatase/5'-nucleotidase, translated as MTQTTEKLKKFTILHSNDMHGDFLAEAKSGEGNLVGGLSLLSGYINKVRQTEKNTLYVIAGDMLQGSMIDTEFKGLSTMEIMNYLAPDVVTLGNHELDYGFPHLLFLEKMANFPIVNANLYIKKYSKRLMNPYIILNVDGFDIMFIGIVTEEVLSSLKLDTSIGTFVGLEDAAAEVGKICNTYKNEDIDLTILLTHIGFEEDKKLAAMLDPEWGVDIIIGGHSHTVLEQPAQVNNILISQAAVGTDQIGRFDITVDDDTNSIVEWKWQLVPINNQVATPDVDLQNFIDAYKEQVDRKYNRIVSRLSRKLIHPVREQETELGNLIADIFSEIDMIDVVLAGSSGIRGKELGPVVTLEDLKKVYPYDGALYKIRVNGTQLTKVFAHILRPENRRPDESQCYQISKGVQVVYNDTKKTIESLNINGQSVEASRQYIMCVENYHYQNSLKNLNLTSEEVANAKVVATSAQSILEEYLTTHQLIDRHVEGRWTFIN; from the coding sequence ATGACTCAAACTACAGAAAAACTCAAAAAGTTTACGATTTTGCATTCCAATGATATGCACGGCGACTTTTTGGCGGAGGCTAAAAGCGGAGAAGGTAATTTGGTTGGTGGGTTGTCATTACTTTCTGGTTATATTAATAAAGTGCGTCAAACGGAAAAAAATACTCTTTATGTTATTGCTGGTGATATGCTTCAGGGTTCGATGATTGATACCGAATTTAAAGGCTTATCAACCATGGAAATTATGAATTACTTAGCGCCTGATGTAGTAACTTTAGGAAACCATGAATTAGACTATGGCTTTCCCCATTTATTATTCTTAGAAAAAATGGCCAACTTTCCCATTGTTAATGCCAACTTGTATATTAAAAAGTACAGCAAAAGATTGATGAACCCTTATATCATCCTTAATGTAGATGGATTTGATATTATGTTTATCGGCATTGTTACTGAGGAAGTTCTTAGTTCTTTAAAACTAGATACAAGTATCGGTACATTTGTTGGACTGGAAGATGCAGCGGCCGAGGTGGGCAAAATCTGCAACACTTACAAAAATGAGGATATTGATTTGACAATTCTCCTCACACACATTGGTTTTGAAGAGGATAAAAAGTTAGCTGCTATGTTAGATCCTGAGTGGGGGGTAGATATAATCATTGGTGGACACTCTCATACTGTTTTAGAACAGCCCGCCCAAGTAAACAACATCTTAATCTCCCAAGCTGCTGTAGGTACTGATCAGATTGGACGTTTTGACATTACAGTAGATGATGATACTAATAGCATTGTGGAATGGAAGTGGCAGCTTGTTCCTATCAATAATCAAGTAGCTACCCCTGATGTGGACTTGCAAAACTTTATCGATGCTTATAAGGAGCAAGTAGATCGTAAGTACAATCGTATTGTTAGTCGTTTGAGTCGGAAATTAATACATCCAGTACGTGAACAAGAAACTGAACTGGGTAATTTAATCGCCGATATCTTTTCCGAAATCGATATGATTGATGTGGTTTTAGCAGGAAGTAGTGGTATACGAGGCAAAGAACTAGGACCTGTTGTTACACTTGAAGACCTTAAAAAAGTTTATCCTTACGATGGTGCTCTTTATAAAATTAGAGTAAATGGGACACAATTGACAAAAGTGTTCGCCCACATTCTGCGACCAGAAAACAGAAGGCCAGATGAAAGTCAATGTTATCAAATCAGCAAAGGTGTTCAAGTAGTTTATAACGATACTAAAAAGACAATCGAGTCTTTAAATATTAATGGACAATCTGTAGAAGCTAGTCGTCAATACATAATGTGTGTGGAAAATTATCATTATCAAAATTCACTCAAGAATTTGAACCTTACATCTGAAGAGGTAGCTAACGCTAAAGTTGTTGCTACCTCTGCCCAAAGTATTCTTGAAGAATATTTAACTACTCATCAACTTATTGACCGTCATGTAGAAGGACGATGGACTTTTATTAACTAG
- a CDS encoding AAA family ATPase: MAKHFNTAGPCQSDIHYMLSPTARLPDLKALIDGRNYFIIHAPRQVGKTTAMIALAQELTDSGQYTAVMLSVEVGSGFSHNPQQAEQVILQEWKQAIRFYLPKELQPSYWPEGETDSGIGKTLSEWSTQSPRPLVILLDEIDSLTDEALIFILRQLRSGFPRRPQGFPHSVGLIGMRDVRDYKVKSGGSERLNTSSPFNIKAESLTLSNFTLPEVEELYLQHTQATGQVFTIEAIQQAFYLTDGQPWLVNALARQATQVLVKDITQPITVEVINRAKEILIQRQDTHLDSLAERLREDRVKAIIQPMLSGSDLPDTPEDDRRFLLDLGLVKRSPLGGLTIANPIYQEVIPRVLSQGSQDSLPQIQPTWLNPDNTLNPDKLLHAFLEFWRQHGEPLLRSAPYHEIAPHLVLMAFLHRVVNGGGTLEREYAIGSGKMDICLRYGQVVMGIELKVRREKLDPLSKGLTQLDKYLDGLGLDTGWLVIFDRRPGLPPMGERISTEEAISPRGRTITVIRS; encoded by the coding sequence ATGGCTAAACACTTTAACACTGCTGGTCCTTGTCAATCTGATATCCACTATATGCTCTCCCCCACCGCTCGCTTACCGGATTTGAAAGCGCTAATTGATGGTCGTAATTACTTTATCATTCATGCACCGCGACAAGTAGGGAAAACCACGGCTATGATAGCTCTTGCTCAAGAATTGACTGATAGTGGTCAATACACCGCAGTTATGCTATCCGTGGAAGTAGGGTCAGGATTTTCCCATAATCCCCAGCAAGCGGAGCAGGTTATTTTACAAGAATGGAAACAGGCAATTAGGTTTTACTTACCCAAAGAACTACAACCATCCTATTGGCCAGAGGGTGAAACAGACTCAGGAATAGGCAAAACTTTAAGTGAGTGGTCTACCCAATCTCCAAGACCTCTTGTAATCCTTTTAGATGAAATTGATTCCCTAACAGACGAAGCTTTAATCTTTATTTTAAGACAATTACGTTCAGGTTTTCCCCGTCGTCCCCAGGGGTTTCCCCATTCGGTGGGGTTAATTGGTATGAGGGATGTGCGGGACTATAAGGTTAAATCCGGTGGAAGTGAAAGACTCAATACCTCTAGTCCTTTCAATATCAAGGCCGAATCTTTGACTTTAAGTAATTTTACTTTGCCAGAAGTAGAAGAACTTTACTTACAACATACACAAGCTACGGGACAGGTGTTTACCATAGAAGCAATTCAACAGGCATTTTATTTAACTGACGGACAACCGTGGTTAGTAAATGCCCTAGCTCGTCAAGCTACACAAGTTTTAGTGAAAGATATAACCCAACCCATTACCGTTGAAGTCATTAACCGAGCCAAAGAAATTCTAATTCAGCGCCAGGATACTCATTTAGATAGTTTAGCAGAGCGATTACGGGAAGATAGGGTCAAAGCCATTATTCAACCCATGTTATCTGGATCCGATCTACCAGATACCCCGGAGGATGATCGCCGGTTCTTGCTAGATTTAGGCTTGGTAAAGCGCAGTCCTTTGGGTGGACTAACCATTGCCAATCCCATTTATCAGGAAGTGATTCCTCGTGTTTTGTCCCAGGGTAGTCAGGATAGTCTACCCCAAATTCAACCCACTTGGTTAAATCCTGACAATACTTTAAATCCTGACAAACTATTACATGCTTTCTTAGAATTTTGGCGACAACATGGAGAACCACTACTCAGAAGTGCACCCTACCATGAGATTGCTCCCCATTTAGTGTTAATGGCATTTTTACATCGAGTAGTGAATGGTGGTGGCACCTTAGAGCGAGAATATGCTATTGGTTCTGGAAAGATGGATATTTGTTTACGCTATGGCCAAGTGGTGATGGGCATAGAGTTAAAGGTGCGGAGAGAAAAGTTAGATCCGTTAAGCAAGGGTTTAACCCAACTGGACAAATACCTGGATGGATTAGGATTAGATACAGGTTGGTTAGTGATTTTTGATCGTCGTCCCGGATTACCACCCATGGGAGAGAGAATTAGTACGGAGGAAGCTATTAGTCCAAGGGGACGCACTATTACCGTCATTCGTAGTTAG
- the psbA gene encoding photosystem II q(b) protein: protein MTTAIQQRQSANVWDRFCEFITSTNNRLYIGWFGVLMIPTLLAATTCFIIAFIAAPPVDIDGIREPVAGSLMYGNNIISGAVVPSSNAIGLHFYPIWEAASLDEWLYNGGPYQLVIFHFLIGVACYLGREWELSFRLGMRPWICVAFSAPLAAATAVFLIYPIGQGSFSDGMPLGISGTFNFMIVFQAEHNILMHPFHMLGVAGVFGGSLFSAMHGSLVTSSLVRETTETESQNYGYKFGQEEETYNIVAAHGYFGRLIFQYASFNNSRSLHFFLAAWPVVGIWFTALGVSTMAFNLNGFNFNQSIIDSQGRVIGTWADVINRANLGMEVMHERNAHNFPLDLAAGEVAPVALTAPAING from the coding sequence ATGACCACCGCCATTCAACAGCGCCAAAGCGCTAACGTATGGGATCGCTTTTGTGAATTTATCACCAGCACCAACAACCGCCTTTATATTGGCTGGTTCGGCGTGTTAATGATCCCCACCCTACTTGCAGCTACCACTTGCTTCATCATTGCTTTCATTGCTGCTCCTCCCGTTGACATCGACGGTATCCGCGAACCCGTAGCTGGTTCCTTAATGTACGGTAACAACATCATCTCCGGTGCTGTAGTTCCCTCCTCCAACGCTATTGGCTTGCACTTCTACCCAATTTGGGAAGCTGCATCCTTAGATGAATGGTTATACAACGGTGGTCCTTACCAACTAGTAATTTTCCACTTCTTGATTGGTGTAGCCTGCTACCTGGGTCGTGAATGGGAACTATCCTTCCGTTTAGGCATGCGCCCTTGGATTTGCGTAGCATTCTCCGCTCCTTTGGCAGCTGCTACCGCAGTATTCTTAATCTACCCCATCGGACAAGGTTCCTTCTCTGATGGTATGCCTTTAGGTATCTCTGGAACCTTCAACTTCATGATTGTGTTCCAAGCAGAGCATAACATCCTCATGCACCCCTTCCACATGTTAGGAGTAGCAGGTGTATTCGGTGGTAGCTTGTTCAGCGCTATGCACGGTTCCTTGGTAACATCTTCCCTAGTAAGAGAAACAACCGAAACCGAGTCTCAGAACTATGGTTACAAGTTCGGACAAGAGGAAGAAACCTACAATATCGTAGCAGCACACGGTTACTTCGGACGCTTGATATTCCAATATGCTTCATTCAACAACAGCCGTTCACTACACTTCTTCTTGGCAGCATGGCCAGTAGTAGGAATCTGGTTTACAGCACTGGGTGTAAGCACCATGGCATTCAACCTGAATGGATTCAACTTCAACCAATCCATCATTGATTCTCAAGGACGCGTAATCGGTACATGGGCTGACGTAATCAACCGCGCTAACCTAGGTATGGAAGTAATGCACGAGCGTAACGCCCACAACTTCCCCTTAGACCTAGCTGCTGGTGAAGTAGCACCTGTAGCATTAACCGCTCCCGCAATCAACGGTTAA
- a CDS encoding P-loop NTPase family protein, with translation MPKHFNTAGPCQSDIHYMLSPTVRLPDLKALIDGRNYFIIHAPRQVGKTTAMIALAQELTDSGEYTAIMLSLEVGAPFSQDPGMAERAILDEWQESACVYLPTNLHPPRWPPSQPGRQIGAALASWAKVATRPLVVFLDEIDALADETLISVLRQLRSGYNRRPRAFPHSVGLIGMRDVRDYKVKSGGSERLNTSSPFNIKAESLTLSNFTLPEVEELYLQHTQATGQVFTIEAIQQAFYLTDGQPWLVNALARQATQVLVKDTTQPITAEVINQAKEILIRRQDTHLDSLAERLREDRVRDIIQPMLAGEDLADTPEDNLRYVLDLGLCRRDRGGGLEIANPIYREILPKALASVAIASLTSVELNWLNPDGTLNPQILLDSFLEFWRQHGEPLLRSAPYHEIAPHLVLMAFLHRVVNGGGTLEREYAIGSGRMDICLRYGQVVMGIELKVRREKLDPLTKGLTQLDKYLDGLGLDTGWLVIFDRRPGLPPMGERISTEEAISPGGRTITVIRS, from the coding sequence ATGCCTAAACACTTTAACACTGCTGGTCCTTGCCAATCTGACATCCACTATATGCTCTCCCCCACGGTTCGACTACCGGACTTGAAAGCACTAATTGATGGTCGCAATTACTTTATCATTCATGCACCGCGACAAGTAGGCAAAACCACCGCTATGATAGCCCTAGCTCAAGAATTGACTGATAGTGGGGAATACACCGCCATCATGCTTTCTTTAGAAGTAGGGGCACCCTTCTCTCAGGATCCGGGTATGGCTGAACGTGCAATTTTGGATGAATGGCAAGAATCCGCTTGTGTTTACCTACCAACTAATCTTCACCCACCCCGTTGGCCACCATCTCAACCCGGGCGGCAAATTGGAGCCGCATTAGCCAGCTGGGCTAAGGTTGCTACTCGTCCCCTAGTGGTTTTCCTGGATGAAATTGATGCTTTAGCAGATGAAACATTGATTTCTGTTCTCAGACAATTACGCTCAGGTTACAATCGTCGTCCCCGGGCGTTTCCCCATTCGGTGGGGTTGATTGGTATGCGGGATGTGCGGGACTATAAGGTGAAATCCGGTGGAAGTGAACGACTCAATACCTCTAGTCCTTTTAATATCAAGGCTGAATCCTTGACTTTAAGTAATTTTACCTTACCTGAAGTAGAAGAACTTTACTTACAACATACACAAGCTACGGGACAGGTTTTTACCATAGAAGCAATTCAACAGGCATTTTATTTAACTGATGGACAACCGTGGTTAGTAAACGCCCTAGCTCGTCAAGCTACTCAGGTCTTAGTGAAAGATACCACCCAACCCATTACTGCTGAAGTGATTAACCAAGCCAAGGAAATTCTGATTCGACGCCAGGATACCCATTTAGATAGCTTGGCAGAAAGATTACGGGAAGATAGGGTCAGGGACATTATTCAACCTATGTTAGCTGGTGAAGACTTAGCTGATACACCAGAAGATAACTTACGATACGTGTTAGATCTGGGTTTATGCCGTCGCGATCGCGGGGGTGGACTAGAAATTGCTAACCCTATTTATCGAGAGATTTTACCTAAAGCTTTAGCCTCCGTGGCGATCGCCTCTTTAACTTCGGTGGAGCTCAACTGGTTAAATCCTGATGGCACACTCAACCCTCAAATCCTATTAGACTCTTTCTTAGAATTTTGGCGACAACATGGGGAACCACTACTCAGAAGTGCACCTTACCATGAGATTGCTCCCCATTTAGTGTTAATGGCATTTTTACATCGGGTAGTAAATGGTGGTGGCACCTTAGAGCGGGAATATGCCATTGGTTCTGGAAGGATGGATATTTGTTTACGCTATGGCCAAGTGGTGATGGGCATAGAGTTAAAGGTGCGGAGGGAAAAGTTAGATCCGTTAACCAAGGGTTTAACCCAACTGGATAAATATCTGGATGGTTTAGGATTGGATACAGGTTGGTTAGTGATTTTCGATCGCCGTCCCGGATTACCACCCATGGGAGAGAGAATTAGTACGGAGGAAGCTATTAGTCCGGGGGGACGCACTATTACCGTCATTCGCAGTTAG
- a CDS encoding bifunctional nuclease family protein, whose product MIEMRVAGIALDAITRSPIVLLKDSSDRRALPIYIGQEQARAIMGAMEHQKPPRPLTHDLMVNILEVWDMTLEKVIIHSLQKDTFYAALIVQQGDVKKEIDSRPSDAIAIALRTNSPIWVMEEVVADASIPVNRDADEAEQQAFREFVSNLRPEDLIKRFGNSDG is encoded by the coding sequence ATGATTGAAATGAGAGTCGCTGGTATAGCATTAGATGCCATAACCCGCAGTCCGATCGTACTCCTGAAAGATAGTTCAGATCGTCGAGCTTTACCAATCTACATTGGTCAAGAGCAAGCTAGAGCTATCATGGGTGCTATGGAGCATCAAAAACCACCCAGACCTTTAACTCATGACCTCATGGTCAATATTTTGGAAGTGTGGGATATGACCCTAGAAAAGGTCATTATTCATTCTTTACAAAAGGATACTTTCTATGCAGCTTTAATTGTTCAGCAAGGTGATGTGAAAAAGGAGATTGATTCTCGTCCAAGTGATGCGATCGCCATTGCTTTACGTACCAATTCGCCTATTTGGGTGATGGAAGAAGTGGTGGCGGATGCTTCTATTCCTGTGAACCGTGATGCTGACGAAGCTGAACAACAAGCATTTCGGGAATTTGTTTCCAATCTTCGTCCGGAGGATTTAATTAAACGATTTGGCAATAGTGATGGTTAA
- a CDS encoding aldo/keto reductase, with the protein MKYRRFGKTNLDLSVFSLGTMRCITDVETFHHTIEKALEWGINHLETARGYGKSEEYLGTAIKTGLSVPRGQFYITTKIPPCADNSTMERHIDESLQKLNVDYLDALGIHGLNTEQHWEWVKSNNGCMKAIQKAIEDGRVKHVGFSTHGSLKIILDAINTDYFEFVNLHYYYFFQRNNLAVTVAAEKDMGVFIISPADKGGRLYTPSDKLKELCQPFTPLELNYRFLLSDSRITTLSVGAGNPEELTLPLAVSDNTSNLTPAEVKVFKNLENYQTQILGTDKCSQCYDCLPCPENINIPEILRLRNLSVAYNMIDYGKYRYGMLENAGHWFSGMRGNRCTECGDCLPKCPESLDIPHLLQNAHETLNGKSSRRLWD; encoded by the coding sequence ATGAAATACCGTCGTTTTGGTAAAACTAATTTAGACTTATCCGTGTTTTCCTTGGGGACAATGCGGTGTATAACTGATGTGGAAACTTTCCATCACACTATAGAAAAGGCTTTAGAATGGGGAATCAATCATTTAGAGACTGCTAGGGGTTACGGTAAAAGTGAGGAGTATTTAGGTACGGCTATTAAAACAGGTTTATCAGTACCCCGAGGTCAATTTTATATTACAACTAAAATCCCTCCTTGTGCAGATAATAGCACTATGGAGCGACATATTGATGAGTCTTTACAAAAACTAAATGTTGATTATTTAGATGCTTTGGGTATTCATGGCTTAAATACAGAGCAGCATTGGGAATGGGTAAAGTCTAATAATGGCTGTATGAAAGCTATACAGAAAGCAATAGAAGATGGTAGAGTTAAACATGTTGGGTTTTCTACCCATGGTAGTTTAAAGATTATTTTGGATGCCATTAATACAGATTATTTTGAGTTTGTGAATTTGCATTATTATTATTTTTTCCAGCGCAACAATTTAGCGGTTACAGTAGCAGCAGAAAAAGATATGGGTGTATTTATTATTTCTCCTGCAGATAAGGGTGGGAGACTGTATACGCCATCGGATAAATTAAAGGAACTGTGTCAACCCTTCACCCCTCTGGAATTGAACTATCGGTTTTTGTTGAGTGATTCGCGAATTACTACCCTAAGTGTAGGTGCTGGAAATCCAGAGGAATTAACTTTACCCTTGGCAGTTTCTGATAATACTAGTAATTTAACACCAGCAGAGGTCAAAGTTTTTAAAAACTTAGAAAACTACCAAACCCAAATTTTGGGAACTGATAAATGTAGTCAGTGTTATGATTGTTTACCCTGTCCGGAAAATATCAACATCCCCGAGATATTAAGGTTACGAAATTTATCGGTTGCCTACAATATGATTGATTATGGCAAGTATCGTTATGGAATGTTGGAAAATGCTGGTCATTGGTTTTCTGGAATGAGAGGAAACCGCTGTACAGAGTGTGGTGATTGCCTACCCAAATGTCCCGAGAGTTTAGACATTCCCCATTTGTTACAAAATGCCCATGAAACATTAAATGGCAAAAGCAGCAGAAGGTTATGGGATTAA
- a CDS encoding bile acid:sodium symporter: MFILPLIGLAIAKLVPMQPAIATGLMILALCPGGVSSNLVTFLAMGDVALSVTLTALSSLITVFTIPIFANLASQHFFGQGAVVELPIWTTIGQILQLPSYRSSLV; this comes from the coding sequence TTGTTCATACTGCCCCTCATTGGATTGGCGATCGCAAAGCTTGTACCCATGCAACCTGCGATCGCTACAGGTTTGATGATTTTGGCCTTATGTCCGGGGGGAGTTTCCTCAAATTTGGTGACATTTTTGGCAATGGGTGATGTAGCTTTAAGCGTCACACTGACAGCTTTAAGTAGTTTAATTACTGTATTTACCATTCCCATTTTTGCAAATTTGGCCAGTCAACATTTTTTTGGGCAAGGTGCAGTGGTGGAGTTGCCAATTTGGACGACTATTGGGCAAATTTTGCAATTACCTTCTTACCGATCATCATTGGTATGA
- the psbA gene encoding photosystem II q(b) protein: protein MTTAIQQRQSANVWDRFCEFITSTNNRLYIGWFGVLMIPTLLAATTCFIIAFIAAPPVDIDGIREPVAGSLMYGNNIISGAVVPSSNAIGLHFYPIWEAASLDEWLYNGGPYQLVIFHFLIGVACYLGREWELSFRLGMRPWICVAFSAPLAAATAVFLIYPIGQGSFSDGMPLGISGTFNFMIVFQAEHNILMHPFHMLGVAGVFGGSLFSAMHGSLVTSSLVRETTETESQNYGYKFGQEEETYNIVAAHGYFGRLIFQYASFNNSRSLHFFLAAWPVVGIWFTALGVSTMAFNLNGFNFNQSIIDSQGRVIGTWADVINRANLGMEVMHERNAHNFPLDLAAGEVAPVALTAPAING from the coding sequence ATGACCACTGCCATTCAACAGCGCCAAAGCGCTAACGTATGGGATCGCTTCTGTGAATTTATCACCAGCACCAACAACCGCCTTTATATTGGTTGGTTCGGTGTATTAATGATCCCCACCCTACTTGCAGCTACCACTTGCTTCATCATTGCTTTTATTGCTGCTCCTCCCGTGGACATCGACGGTATTCGCGAACCCGTAGCTGGTTCCTTGATGTACGGTAACAACATCATCTCCGGTGCTGTGGTTCCCTCCTCCAACGCTATTGGTTTGCACTTCTACCCCATTTGGGAAGCTGCATCCTTAGATGAATGGTTATACAACGGTGGTCCTTACCAACTAGTAATTTTCCACTTCTTGATTGGTGTAGCTTGCTACCTAGGTCGTGAATGGGAATTATCCTTCCGTTTAGGCATGCGTCCTTGGATTTGCGTAGCTTTCTCCGCACCCTTGGCAGCTGCTACCGCAGTATTCCTAATCTACCCCATCGGACAAGGTTCATTCTCTGATGGTATGCCTTTAGGTATCTCTGGAACCTTCAACTTCATGATTGTGTTCCAAGCAGAGCATAACATCCTCATGCACCCCTTCCACATGTTAGGAGTAGCAGGTGTATTCGGTGGTAGCTTGTTCAGCGCTATGCACGGTTCCTTGGTAACATCTTCCTTAGTAAGAGAAACAACTGAAACCGAGTCTCAGAACTATGGTTACAAGTTCGGACAAGAGGAAGAAACCTACAACATCGTAGCAGCACACGGTTACTTCGGACGCTTGATATTCCAATATGCTTCATTCAACAACAGCCGTTCACTACACTTCTTCTTGGCAGCATGGCCAGTAGTAGGAATCTGGTTTACAGCACTGGGTGTAAGCACCATGGCATTCAACCTGAATGGATTCAACTTCAACCAATCCATCATTGATTCTCAAGGACGGGTAATCGGTACATGGGCGGATGTAATCAACCGCGCTAACCTAGGTATGGAAGTAATGCACGAGCGTAACGCCCACAACTTCCCCTTAGACCTAGCTGCTGGTGAAGTAGCACCTGTAGCATTAACCGCTCCCGCAATCAACGGTTAA
- a CDS encoding bile acid:sodium symporter family protein, which yields MSIRQFVPKLSTKIEKITSISATVLLAVIILLLIIKEWSRLPNFIFQVGIGVLLLNTLSMAAGFYLSKLFNLNYKQQICISIEVGMQNGTLAIAITAGLLNNPDMAIPGAIYSLLMYLTGCIAIVYGRNFSTSRV from the coding sequence ATGAGTATTCGGCAATTTGTGCCAAAACTATCTACAAAAATAGAAAAGATAACTAGTATCTCCGCTACCGTATTATTAGCAGTAATTATTTTGTTGCTGATTATTAAAGAGTGGAGTCGCCTACCGAATTTTATTTTTCAAGTTGGGATCGGTGTTTTGCTGTTAAATACTCTTTCAATGGCGGCGGGATTCTATTTGAGCAAACTTTTTAATCTTAATTACAAGCAACAAATTTGTATCAGCATTGAGGTGGGTATGCAAAACGGAACTCTGGCGATCGCCATTACTGCAGGGTTATTGAATAATCCAGATATGGCGATTCCTGGAGCAATTTATAGCTTGTTGATGTATTTGACGGGATGTATAGCGATCGTCTATGGGCGTAATTTTTCTACATCCAGAGTATAA
- the psbA gene encoding photosystem II q(b) protein, which yields MTTTIQQRQSANVWDRFCEFITSTNNRLYIGWFGVLMIPTLLAATTCFIIAFIAAPPVDIDGIREPVAGSLMYGNNIISGAVVPSSNAIGLHFYPIWEAASLDEWLYNGGPYQLVIFHFLIGVACYLGREWELSFRLGMRPWICVAFSAPLAAATAVFLIYPIGQGSFSDGMPLGISGTFNFMIVFQAEHNILMHPFHMLGVAGVFGGSLFSAMHGSLVTSSLVRETTETESQNYGYKFGQEEETYNIVAAHGYFGRLIFQYASFNNSRSLHFFLAAWPVVGIWFTALGVSTMAFNLNGFNFNQSIIDSQGRVIGTWADVINRANLGMEVMHERNAHNFPLDLAAGEVAPVALTAPAING from the coding sequence ATGACCACCACCATTCAACAGCGCCAAAGCGCCAACGTATGGGATCGTTTCTGTGAATTTATCACCAGCACCAACAACCGCCTTTATATTGGCTGGTTCGGCGTGTTAATGATCCCCACCCTACTTGCAGCTACCACTTGCTTCATCATTGCTTTCATTGCTGCTCCTCCCGTTGACATCGACGGTATCCGCGAACCCGTAGCTGGTTCCTTAATGTACGGTAACAACATCATCTCCGGTGCTGTTGTTCCTTCCTCCAACGCTATTGGCTTGCACTTCTACCCAATTTGGGAAGCTGCATCCTTAGATGAATGGTTATACAACGGTGGTCCTTACCAACTAGTAATTTTCCACTTCTTGATTGGTGTAGCCTGCTACCTAGGTCGTGAATGGGAACTATCCTTCCGTTTAGGCATGCGTCCTTGGATTTGCGTAGCATTCTCCGCTCCTTTGGCAGCTGCTACCGCAGTATTCCTAATCTACCCCATCGGACAAGGTTCATTCTCTGATGGTATGCCTTTAGGTATCTCTGGAACCTTCAACTTCATGATTGTGTTCCAAGCAGAGCATAACATCCTCATGCACCCCTTCCACATGCTAGGAGTAGCAGGTGTATTCGGTGGTAGCTTGTTCAGCGCTATGCACGGTTCCTTAGTAACATCTTCCTTAGTAAGAGAAACAACTGAAACCGAGTCTCAGAACTATGGTTACAAGTTCGGACAAGAGGAAGAAACCTACAACATCGTAGCAGCACACGGTTACTTCGGACGCTTGATATTCCAATATGCTTCATTCAACAACAGCCGTTCACTACACTTCTTCTTGGCAGCATGGCCAGTAGTAGGAATCTGGTTTACAGCACTGGGTGTAAGCACCATGGCATTCAACCTGAATGGATTCAACTTCAACCAATCAATCATTGATTCCCAAGGTCGTGTAATAGGTACATGGGCTGACGTAATCAACCGCGCTAACCTGGGTATGGAAGTAATGCACGAGCGTAATGCGCACAACTTCCCCTTAGACCTAGCTGCTGGTGAAGTAGCACCTGTAGCATTAACCGCTCCCGCAATCAACGGTTAA